In Vogesella indigofera, one genomic interval encodes:
- a CDS encoding bifunctional diguanylate cyclase/phosphodiesterase, giving the protein MTDHHKLARLQLSGMLGLVLMVVLLLASYFFYQQWRDYRDGSTVVAAEARLRGQTFLKAYGDHASNSLETLYSQTHDILRLRLREQVDQAYVLADSLYRRHHRRLGDAALRREIVESLRPLRYFGGRGYYFIDTLDGDCVLLPTSPQREGRNLLDNQDDQGAYIMRKLLLSVDNHAGSGYASYRWYRPGEAFMSEKIAYSRRFEPFGWLIGGGEYVLNVEEDLQQQALQTLAQMPVGEHGFFAVIDQHGRLRQLPGQRGFALPAALQQQLAATPPQYFVSFSHPAAGGSQRYSAYVALVPSWQWRVVSIIPERELTLSGAAQAQALGEKTRNRVLTTLLILTLAVCLAWLFSVHFSRWLGALIAQYQQRLQASQRQVEDKAREIELTRYMSDSAADAIVLLNAQGRVVYHNEAAKRCFCDDNEHRMPELFEERFSGGQHHYVRSVRCCSGEVTLEISLTGLSYQGEYYRCATARDISARVSHERQQRLAATVFEASSEAILITDADSRIIAVNRAFSDITGYSEAQALGNTPALLNSGRHDAAFYRDMWNHLHARGYWSGEIWNRRQNGEIYPEWLTINQVRNGDGGVSHYVALFSDISERKATEARVQHLAEYDFLTNLPNRLLLHDRLQQSLHLAERKQHAVAVLFMDLDRFKNVNDTLGHDAGDELLRQVASRTQHMLREMDTVGRTGGDEFVIILPELSGSAQAGMVAERVLQVLEAPFTLRGHTLVISASIGIAVSPADGSSPEVLLKNADMAMYQAKASGRNAFRFFTASMTAEVSERLLLENQLRLAMVQQQFYLELQPKYHIASGRLNGFEALLRWRQADGSLVSPARFIPVAEDSGVITELGLWVLEQACRTATEWVRHGRQLTIAVNVSARQLTHGDFCAEVARVLRDSGLPPALLELEVTEGTLIDYSGPVRQQLAGIKALGVRLAVDDFGTGYSSLAYLKNFAPDTVKIDRSFVSELQHNRDNAAIVSAIITLARNLDMESLAEGVETEAELAALQALGCDTVQGFLTGRPLAVNDALALCRLQAPADVV; this is encoded by the coding sequence ATGACAGATCACCACAAACTTGCACGATTACAACTGAGCGGCATGCTGGGGCTGGTGCTGATGGTGGTGCTGCTGCTGGCCAGCTACTTTTTCTACCAGCAGTGGCGCGACTACCGCGACGGCAGCACGGTGGTGGCGGCCGAGGCGCGGCTGCGCGGCCAGACCTTCCTCAAGGCCTACGGCGACCACGCCAGCAACTCGCTGGAGACGCTGTACTCGCAGACGCACGACATCCTGCGCCTGCGCCTGCGCGAGCAGGTCGACCAGGCCTATGTGCTGGCCGACAGCCTGTACCGCCGCCATCATCGCCGCCTCGGCGACGCGGCGCTGCGGCGCGAGATCGTGGAAAGCCTGCGCCCGCTGCGCTACTTCGGCGGCCGCGGCTACTACTTCATCGACACCCTCGACGGCGACTGCGTGCTGCTGCCGACCAGCCCGCAGCGCGAGGGCCGCAACCTGCTCGACAACCAGGACGACCAGGGCGCCTACATCATGCGCAAGCTGCTGCTGTCGGTGGACAACCACGCCGGCAGCGGCTATGCCAGCTATCGCTGGTACCGCCCCGGCGAGGCGTTCATGTCGGAAAAGATCGCCTACTCGCGCCGCTTCGAGCCGTTCGGCTGGCTGATCGGCGGCGGCGAGTACGTGCTGAACGTGGAAGAAGACCTGCAGCAGCAGGCGCTGCAGACGCTGGCGCAGATGCCGGTCGGCGAGCACGGTTTCTTCGCCGTCATCGACCAGCACGGCCGCCTGCGCCAGCTGCCGGGCCAGCGCGGCTTCGCGCTGCCCGCCGCGCTGCAGCAGCAGCTGGCGGCCACGCCACCGCAGTATTTCGTCAGCTTCAGCCACCCCGCCGCCGGTGGCAGCCAGCGCTACAGCGCCTACGTGGCGCTGGTGCCGTCGTGGCAGTGGCGGGTGGTCAGTATCATCCCCGAGCGCGAGCTGACGCTGTCCGGCGCCGCGCAGGCGCAGGCGCTGGGCGAGAAGACCCGCAACCGGGTGCTGACCACGCTGCTGATCCTGACGCTGGCGGTGTGCCTGGCGTGGCTGTTCTCGGTGCACTTCAGCCGCTGGCTGGGGGCGCTGATCGCGCAGTACCAGCAGCGGCTGCAGGCGTCGCAGCGGCAGGTGGAGGACAAGGCGCGCGAGATCGAGCTGACGCGCTACATGAGCGACAGCGCCGCCGACGCCATCGTGCTGCTCAACGCACAGGGCCGCGTGGTGTACCACAACGAGGCGGCCAAGCGCTGCTTCTGCGACGACAACGAGCACCGCATGCCGGAGCTGTTCGAGGAGCGCTTCAGCGGCGGCCAGCACCACTACGTGCGCAGCGTGCGCTGCTGCAGCGGCGAGGTGACGCTGGAGATCAGCCTCACCGGCCTCAGCTACCAGGGCGAGTACTACCGCTGCGCCACCGCGCGCGACATCAGCGCCCGCGTCAGCCACGAACGGCAACAAAGGTTGGCCGCAACGGTGTTCGAGGCCAGCTCGGAGGCGATCCTGATCACCGACGCCGACAGCCGCATCATCGCCGTCAACCGCGCCTTCAGCGACATCACCGGCTACAGCGAGGCCCAGGCGCTGGGCAACACCCCGGCGCTGCTCAATTCCGGCCGCCACGACGCCGCCTTCTACCGCGACATGTGGAACCACCTGCACGCGCGCGGCTACTGGAGCGGCGAGATCTGGAACCGGCGCCAGAACGGCGAAATCTACCCGGAGTGGCTGACCATCAACCAGGTACGCAACGGCGACGGCGGCGTCAGCCACTACGTGGCGCTGTTCTCCGACATCAGCGAGCGCAAGGCCACCGAGGCGCGGGTGCAGCACCTGGCCGAGTACGACTTCCTCACCAACCTGCCCAACCGCCTGCTGCTGCACGACCGCCTGCAGCAGTCGCTGCACCTGGCCGAGCGCAAGCAGCACGCGGTGGCGGTGCTGTTCATGGATCTGGACCGCTTCAAGAACGTCAACGACACCCTCGGCCACGACGCCGGCGACGAACTGTTGCGCCAGGTCGCCAGCCGCACCCAGCACATGCTGCGCGAGATGGACACCGTTGGCCGCACCGGCGGCGACGAGTTCGTCATCATCCTGCCGGAACTGTCCGGCAGCGCGCAGGCCGGCATGGTCGCCGAGCGCGTGCTGCAGGTGCTGGAGGCGCCGTTCACCCTGCGCGGCCACACGCTGGTGATCAGCGCCAGCATCGGCATCGCGGTGTCGCCGGCCGACGGCAGCAGCCCGGAAGTGCTGCTCAAGAATGCCGACATGGCGATGTACCAAGCCAAGGCCAGCGGCCGCAACGCGTTCCGCTTCTTCACGGCCAGCATGACCGCCGAGGTCAGCGAGCGGCTGCTGCTGGAAAACCAGCTGCGGCTGGCGATGGTGCAGCAGCAGTTCTATCTTGAGCTACAGCCGAAGTACCACATCGCCAGCGGCCGCCTCAACGGCTTCGAGGCCTTGCTGCGCTGGCGCCAGGCGGACGGCAGCCTGGTGTCGCCGGCACGCTTCATCCCGGTGGCCGAGGATTCCGGCGTGATCACCGAGCTGGGGCTGTGGGTGCTGGAACAGGCCTGCCGCACCGCGACCGAGTGGGTGCGCCACGGCCGGCAGCTGACCATCGCCGTCAACGTCTCGGCGCGGCAGCTGACCCACGGCGACTTCTGCGCCGAGGTGGCGCGGGTGCTGCGCGACAGCGGCCTGCCGCCGGCGCTGCTGGAGCTGGAAGTGACCGAGGGCACGCTGATCGACTACAGCGGCCCGGTGCGGCAGCAGCTGGCCGGCATCAAGGCGCTGGGGGTGCGGCTGGCGGTGGACGATTTCGGCACCGGCTACTCCAGCCTCGCCTACCTGAAGAACTTCGCGCCGGACACGGTGAAGATCGACCGCTCCTTCGTCAGCGAGCTGCAGCACAACCGCGACAACGCCGCCATCGTCTCCGCCATCATCACCCTGGCGCGCAACCTGGACATGGAGTCGCTGGCCGAAGGCGTGGAGACCGAGGCCGAGCTGGCAGCGCTGCAGGCGCTGGGCTGCGACACGGTGCAGGGCTTCCTCACCGGCCGTCCGCTGGCGGTCAACGACGCGCTGGCGCTGTGCCGGCTGCAGGCACCGGCCGACGTGGTCTGA
- the dusB gene encoding tRNA dihydrouridine synthase DusB: MQIGPYTLKNQLIVAPMAGVTDRPFRMLCKRLGAGMAVSEMITANKTLWTTKKTLLRADHSGEVEPIVVQIAGGDAAMLAEAAQLNVARGAQIIDINMGCPAKKVCNVAAGSALLRDLDNVGRILDAVVRAVDVPVTLKTRTGWSSEVKTALQVAKMAEDAGIAALALHGRTREDMYRGAAEYDTIAAVKRAVAIPVIANGDIDSPHKAKQVLDATGADAIMIGRAAQGRPWIFREIQHFLDTGETLLPPRISEIDDIMQGHLDELYRFYGEYSGCRIARKHIAWYTRGLRGSNEFRQAMYALESTSAQRQAVAQYFATLATRSERLEYVSTGPHEDEDATACAGD; this comes from the coding sequence ATGCAAATCGGCCCTTACACGCTCAAGAACCAGCTGATCGTTGCCCCCATGGCGGGTGTCACCGACCGGCCGTTCCGCATGCTGTGCAAGAGACTGGGCGCCGGCATGGCGGTGTCGGAGATGATCACCGCCAACAAGACCTTGTGGACCACCAAGAAAACCCTGCTGCGCGCCGACCACAGCGGCGAAGTGGAGCCCATCGTGGTGCAGATCGCCGGTGGTGACGCGGCGATGCTGGCCGAGGCGGCGCAGCTGAACGTGGCGCGCGGTGCGCAGATCATCGACATCAACATGGGCTGCCCGGCGAAGAAGGTGTGCAATGTCGCCGCCGGCTCCGCGCTGCTGCGCGACCTCGACAACGTTGGCCGCATCCTAGACGCGGTGGTGCGCGCGGTGGACGTGCCGGTGACGCTGAAGACCCGTACCGGCTGGAGCAGCGAGGTCAAGACCGCGCTGCAGGTGGCGAAGATGGCCGAGGACGCCGGCATCGCGGCGCTGGCACTGCACGGCCGCACCCGCGAGGACATGTACCGCGGTGCCGCCGAGTACGACACCATCGCCGCGGTGAAGCGGGCGGTGGCTATCCCGGTGATCGCCAACGGCGACATCGACAGCCCGCACAAGGCGAAGCAGGTGCTGGACGCGACCGGCGCCGACGCGATCATGATCGGCCGCGCCGCACAGGGGCGGCCGTGGATTTTCCGCGAGATCCAGCACTTCCTGGATACCGGCGAGACGCTGCTGCCGCCGCGCATCAGCGAGATCGACGACATCATGCAGGGCCACCTCGACGAGCTGTACCGTTTTTACGGCGAATATTCCGGCTGCCGCATCGCGCGCAAGCACATCGCCTGGTACACCCGCGGCCTGCGTGGCAGCAACGAATTCCGTCAGGCGATGTACGCGCTGGAATCGACCAGTGCACAGCGCCAGGCAGTGGCACAGTATTTTGCAACGCTTGCGACCCGTTCCGAGCGGCTGGAGTACGTGTCCACCGGACCGCACGAGGACGAGGACGCGACAGCGTGTGCGGGCGATTAA
- the fis gene encoding DNA-binding transcriptional regulator Fis, with protein MNNNNDDISHCVRLAMEQYFRDLDGEMPAAIYDMVLARVEKPLLEVVLNHTQGNQTRAAELLGLNRNTLRKKMKSYDLI; from the coding sequence ATGAACAACAATAACGACGATATTTCCCATTGCGTCAGGCTGGCGATGGAGCAGTACTTCCGCGATCTGGACGGCGAGATGCCGGCCGCCATCTATGACATGGTGCTGGCGCGGGTGGAAAAACCGCTGCTGGAGGTGGTACTCAACCACACCCAGGGCAACCAGACGCGCGCCGCCGAGCTGCTCGGCCTCAACCGCAACACGCTGCGCAAGAAGATGAAGTCGTACGACCTGATTTGA
- the purH gene encoding bifunctional phosphoribosylaminoimidazolecarboxamide formyltransferase/IMP cyclohydrolase — protein MTKIERALISVSDKTGVLAFAQALAGFGVEILSTGGTSKLLRDAGVPVIDVSDYTGFPEMLDGRVKTLHPKVHGGILGRRDLPEHVATMKEHGIGNIDLVCVNLYPFEATIANPDCPLEDAIENIDIGGPTMVRSAAKNWQHVAIVTDAADYETLAAEMTANGGKLSKLTRLNLSKKAFTHTAAYDGAISNYLTSLVEGVDSGVPERVAFPNRLNAQFIKVQDMRYGENPHQAAAFYRDLDPAAGTIAGYRQLQGKELSYNNIADADAAWEAVKTFDAPACVIVKHANPCGVAIASDTLSAYKLAFATDTTSAFGGIIAFNRPVDAETVEAVTGQFLEVLMAPAFTDEAKAIIAAKKNVRVLEIPLEAGANRFELKRVGGGVLVQTPDIRNVGLDELRVVTKRAPTEQEMADLLFAWRVAKYVKSNAIVFCKNGQTAGIGAGQMSRVDSTRIAARKAQDAGLSLIGAVASSDAFFPFRDGIDVIAEQGIKAIIQPGGSMRDDEVFAAADEHGIAMVLTGVRHFRH, from the coding sequence ATGACCAAGATCGAACGTGCGCTGATCAGCGTTTCTGACAAAACCGGCGTACTGGCATTTGCCCAGGCGCTGGCAGGCTTTGGCGTTGAAATCCTGTCCACCGGCGGGACTTCCAAACTGTTGCGTGACGCCGGCGTGCCGGTGATCGACGTGTCCGACTACACCGGCTTCCCGGAAATGCTGGACGGCCGGGTCAAGACCCTGCACCCGAAAGTGCACGGCGGCATCCTCGGCCGTCGCGACCTGCCGGAACATGTCGCCACCATGAAGGAACACGGCATCGGCAACATCGACCTGGTATGCGTGAACCTCTACCCGTTCGAAGCCACCATCGCCAACCCGGACTGCCCGCTGGAAGACGCCATCGAGAACATCGACATCGGCGGCCCGACCATGGTGCGCTCCGCCGCCAAGAACTGGCAGCACGTGGCCATCGTCACCGATGCCGCTGATTACGAAACGTTGGCCGCAGAAATGACGGCCAATGGCGGCAAGCTGTCCAAGCTGACCCGCCTGAACCTGTCGAAGAAGGCGTTCACCCACACCGCCGCCTACGACGGCGCGATCTCCAACTACCTGACCAGCCTGGTGGAAGGCGTGGACAGCGGCGTGCCGGAACGCGTGGCGTTCCCGAACCGCCTGAACGCGCAGTTCATCAAGGTGCAGGACATGCGCTACGGCGAGAACCCGCACCAGGCCGCCGCCTTCTACCGCGACCTCGACCCGGCCGCCGGCACCATCGCCGGCTACCGCCAGCTGCAGGGCAAGGAACTGTCCTACAACAACATCGCCGACGCCGATGCGGCGTGGGAAGCGGTGAAGACCTTCGACGCACCGGCCTGTGTCATCGTCAAGCACGCCAACCCGTGCGGCGTGGCCATCGCCAGCGACACCCTGAGCGCCTACAAGCTGGCGTTCGCCACCGACACCACCAGCGCCTTCGGCGGCATCATCGCCTTCAACCGTCCGGTGGATGCCGAAACCGTTGAAGCCGTGACCGGCCAGTTCCTGGAAGTGCTGATGGCACCGGCGTTCACCGACGAAGCCAAGGCCATCATCGCCGCCAAGAAAAACGTGCGCGTGCTGGAGATCCCGCTGGAAGCCGGTGCCAACCGCTTCGAGCTGAAGCGCGTCGGCGGCGGCGTGCTGGTGCAGACCCCGGACATCCGCAACGTCGGCCTCGACGAGCTGCGCGTGGTGACCAAGCGTGCGCCGACCGAACAGGAAATGGCCGACCTGCTGTTCGCCTGGCGCGTCGCCAAGTACGTGAAGTCCAACGCGATTGTTTTCTGCAAGAACGGCCAGACCGCCGGTATCGGCGCCGGCCAGATGAGCCGCGTCGACTCCACCCGCATCGCCGCGCGCAAGGCGCAGGACGCCGGCCTCAGCCTGATCGGTGCCGTGGCCTCCAGTGACGCGTTCTTCCCGTTCCGCGACGGCATCGATGTCATCGCCGAGCAGGGCATCAAGGCCATCATCCAGCCGGGCGGCTCCATGCGTGACGACGAAGTGTTCGCCGCCGCCGACGAGCACGGCATCGCCATGGTGCTGACCGGCGTGCGCCACTTCCGCCACTAA
- the purD gene encoding phosphoribosylamine--glycine ligase: MKVLVIGAGGREHALAWRVAQSPRVSKVFVAPGNAGTALDPHLSNVAISAIPELIEFVKNEQIELTVVGPEAPLAAGVVDAFRAAGLKIFGPTQYCAQLESSKDFAKAFMQRHGIPTAGYETFSDAAAAHDYVARKGAPIVIKADGLAAGKGVVVAMTLDEAHAAIDDMLLGNKMGDAGSRVVIEDFLEGEEASFIVMVDGDNVLAMATSQDHKRLLDGDMGPNTGGMGAYSPAPVVTPEVHHRAMRDIILPTVRGMKADGHSYTGFLYAGLMIDKQGNPYTIEFNCRFGDPETQPIMARLKSDFTVLLEAGINGTLDKVEAEWDRRVAMGVVLAAAGYPDAPRKGDVISAIPAATDDTITFHAGSSVNDAGQLVTSGGRVLCVVGLGDSVRVAQQKAYAVADQIQFAGKQLRRDIGNRALNRAK, encoded by the coding sequence ATGAAAGTACTCGTTATCGGTGCCGGCGGCCGCGAACACGCGCTGGCCTGGCGTGTGGCGCAATCGCCGCGCGTGTCCAAGGTATTCGTGGCGCCGGGTAACGCCGGTACCGCGCTCGATCCGCACCTGAGCAATGTCGCGATCAGCGCCATTCCCGAGCTGATCGAGTTTGTAAAGAACGAGCAGATCGAACTGACCGTGGTCGGCCCGGAAGCGCCGCTGGCCGCTGGCGTGGTCGATGCCTTCCGCGCCGCCGGACTGAAGATCTTCGGCCCGACGCAGTACTGCGCACAGCTGGAAAGCTCCAAGGACTTCGCCAAGGCGTTCATGCAGCGCCACGGCATCCCCACCGCAGGCTACGAAACCTTCAGCGATGCCGCCGCCGCTCACGACTACGTTGCCCGCAAGGGTGCGCCGATCGTGATCAAGGCCGACGGCCTGGCCGCCGGCAAGGGCGTGGTGGTGGCGATGACGCTGGACGAGGCACACGCCGCCATCGACGACATGCTGCTGGGCAACAAGATGGGTGACGCCGGCTCGCGCGTGGTGATCGAGGACTTCCTCGAAGGCGAGGAAGCCAGCTTCATCGTGATGGTCGACGGCGACAACGTGCTGGCGATGGCCACCAGCCAGGACCACAAGCGCCTGCTCGACGGCGACATGGGTCCCAACACCGGCGGCATGGGCGCCTACAGCCCGGCACCGGTGGTGACGCCGGAAGTGCACCACCGCGCGATGCGCGACATCATCCTGCCGACGGTGCGCGGCATGAAGGCCGACGGCCACAGCTACACCGGCTTCCTGTACGCCGGGCTGATGATCGACAAGCAGGGGAACCCGTACACCATCGAGTTCAACTGCCGCTTCGGCGATCCGGAAACGCAGCCGATCATGGCGCGCCTGAAATCCGACTTCACCGTACTGCTGGAGGCCGGCATCAACGGCACCCTCGACAAGGTGGAAGCGGAGTGGGACCGCCGTGTGGCGATGGGCGTGGTACTGGCTGCCGCCGGCTACCCGGACGCGCCGCGCAAGGGTGACGTGATCAGCGCCATCCCGGCCGCTACCGACGACACCATCACCTTCCACGCCGGCAGCAGCGTCAACGATGCCGGCCAGCTGGTCACCAGCGGCGGCCGCGTGCTGTGTGTGGTCGGCCTCGGCGACAGCGTGCGCGTGGCACAGCAGAAGGCGTACGCGGTCGCCGACCAGATCCAGTTCGCCGGCAAGCAGCTGCGCCGCGACATCGGCAACCGCGCGCTGAACCGCGCCAAGTAA
- a CDS encoding substrate-binding periplasmic protein, with protein MNFLRRVGLLCCLALPLHAAEPLQLRLLTEDYPPFNMQLPDGRIGGLSSDIVREILRRAGIGYRIELLPWVRAYNSAVLEPNTCVYSTTRSEQREHQLKWIGPVVENPWVLYGRDDGPQELSNLEAARRYRLGGYSGDAVAQYLISRGFEVDLASNDVQNLRKLLAGRIDLWATGKYLGAALVAREKTVRLRPLLTFNTTFLYLACNQMMADGTVRLLNEHLRGMHKDGTVARINAQYLND; from the coding sequence ATGAACTTCCTGCGTCGTGTTGGCCTGCTGTGTTGCCTGGCGCTGCCCTTGCACGCCGCCGAACCGCTGCAGCTGCGGCTGCTGACCGAGGACTACCCGCCGTTCAACATGCAACTGCCGGACGGCCGGATCGGCGGCCTGTCCAGCGACATCGTGCGCGAGATCCTGCGCCGCGCCGGCATCGGCTACCGCATCGAACTGCTGCCGTGGGTGCGCGCCTACAACAGCGCGGTGCTGGAGCCGAACACCTGCGTCTACTCCACCACCCGCAGCGAGCAGCGCGAGCACCAGCTGAAGTGGATCGGCCCGGTGGTGGAAAACCCGTGGGTGCTGTACGGCCGCGACGACGGGCCGCAGGAACTGAGCAATCTGGAGGCGGCACGGCGCTACCGGCTGGGCGGCTATTCCGGCGACGCGGTGGCGCAGTACCTGATCAGCCGCGGCTTCGAGGTCGACCTGGCGTCCAACGACGTGCAGAACCTGCGCAAGCTGCTCGCCGGCCGCATCGACCTGTGGGCGACCGGCAAGTACCTCGGCGCCGCGCTGGTGGCGCGCGAAAAGACCGTCAGGCTGCGCCCGCTGCTGACCTTCAACACCACCTTCCTCTACCTCGCCTGCAACCAGATGATGGCGGACGGCACGGTACGGCTGCTCAACGAGCACCTGCGAGGGATGCACAAAGACGGCACAGTGGCTAGAATCAACGCCCAATACCTGAACGACTGA
- a CDS encoding L-threonylcarbamoyladenylate synthase encodes MNRPFPRLPRHGQQHAARGHLQQGGVIAYATESCFGLGCDPFDVRAIRRLLAIKARPNHKGLIVIAANLEQLRPLIRPLTPAQLAVVNRYWPGPYTFLLPAAPRVPALLRGRHDKIAVRVTAHGEAAALCQALGHAIVSTSANRAGQRSLKTARGCRQAFGARVLTLQGRIGKRRKPSTIIDLDTGRVLR; translated from the coding sequence GTGAACCGTCCATTTCCCCGTCTGCCCCGCCACGGGCAACAGCATGCCGCACGAGGCCACCTGCAGCAGGGTGGCGTGATCGCCTATGCCACCGAGTCCTGCTTCGGGCTGGGCTGCGATCCGTTCGACGTGCGCGCCATCCGCCGCCTACTGGCGATCAAGGCGCGCCCCAACCACAAGGGCCTGATCGTGATTGCGGCCAACCTTGAGCAGCTGCGGCCGCTGATCCGGCCGCTGACGCCGGCACAGCTGGCCGTCGTCAACCGCTACTGGCCGGGGCCGTACACCTTCTTGCTACCGGCCGCGCCACGGGTGCCGGCGCTGCTGCGCGGCCGCCACGACAAGATCGCGGTGCGCGTCACCGCCCACGGCGAGGCGGCGGCGCTGTGCCAGGCGCTGGGCCACGCCATCGTGTCAACCTCGGCCAACCGCGCCGGTCAGCGCTCGCTGAAGACGGCGCGCGGCTGTCGCCAGGCCTTCGGCGCACGGGTGCTGACGCTGCAGGGCCGCATCGGCAAGCGGCGCAAGCCCTCCACCATCATCGATCTCGATACCGGTCGCGTACTGCGCTGA
- the tolQ gene encoding protein TolQ, with translation MQELSVIGLILHASLPVQLVMAGLVVLSLLSWGIIFNKLAVLRRARLATQDFEQQFWSGIDLNRLYEDTRQRQHAAGVEKLFQAGFAEFAKLRRQGGVDNSEQLDGARRAMRAAAQRELDALDHHNSFLATVGSVSPYIGLFGTVWGIMHAFIGLGNAGQATLATVAPGIAEALIATAIGLFAAIPAVVAYNRFAADVDRLAGRFDSFMEEFSNILQRLAAR, from the coding sequence GTGCAAGAACTTTCGGTCATTGGTCTTATCCTCCACGCCAGCCTGCCGGTGCAGCTGGTGATGGCGGGGCTGGTGGTGCTGTCCCTGCTGTCGTGGGGCATCATCTTCAACAAGCTGGCGGTACTGCGCCGCGCCCGCCTCGCCACCCAGGACTTCGAGCAGCAGTTCTGGAGCGGCATCGACCTCAACCGCCTGTACGAGGACACCCGCCAGCGCCAGCACGCGGCCGGGGTGGAGAAGCTGTTCCAGGCCGGTTTTGCCGAGTTCGCCAAGCTGCGGCGCCAAGGCGGCGTCGACAATTCCGAGCAGCTGGACGGCGCCCGCCGCGCCATGCGTGCCGCCGCGCAGCGCGAGCTGGACGCGCTCGACCACCACAACAGCTTCCTCGCCACCGTCGGTTCGGTCAGCCCCTATATCGGCCTGTTCGGTACGGTGTGGGGCATCATGCACGCCTTCATCGGGCTGGGTAACGCCGGCCAGGCCACGCTGGCCACGGTGGCGCCGGGCATCGCCGAGGCGCTGATCGCCACCGCCATCGGGCTGTTCGCGGCGATCCCGGCGGTGGTGGCCTACAACCGCTTCGCCGCCGACGTCGACCGCCTCGCCGGCCGTTTCGATTCCTTCATGGAAGAGTTCTCCAACATCCTGCAAAGGTTGGCCGCACGCTGA
- a CDS encoding glutathione S-transferase family protein, with protein MLQILGRASSINVRKVLWTCAELDIAFEREDWGAGFRSPQTPEFLALNPNAMVPVIKDDDFVLWESNTIIRYLASRYGSEPFYPPQAQARARVDQWLDWQATDLNNSWSYAFMSLVRHSPAHQDSVALAQACSTWSRHMAILERQLDSTGAYVSGDEFSLADIAIGLSVQRWFATPLEHPPLPAVTAYYERLSQRPGYLLHGRNGTP; from the coding sequence ATGCTGCAGATACTTGGTAGGGCATCGTCGATCAACGTGCGCAAGGTACTCTGGACCTGCGCCGAGCTGGACATCGCGTTCGAGCGCGAGGACTGGGGTGCCGGCTTCCGCTCGCCGCAGACCCCTGAATTCTTGGCGCTGAATCCCAACGCCATGGTGCCGGTGATCAAGGACGACGATTTTGTGCTGTGGGAGTCCAATACCATCATCCGCTACCTGGCGTCCCGCTACGGTAGCGAGCCGTTCTATCCGCCGCAGGCGCAGGCGAGGGCCAGGGTGGACCAATGGCTGGACTGGCAGGCCACGGATCTCAACAACTCGTGGAGCTATGCCTTCATGTCCCTGGTCCGGCACTCGCCAGCGCACCAGGACAGCGTCGCGCTGGCGCAGGCGTGCAGCACGTGGTCGCGGCATATGGCCATCCTCGAGCGCCAGCTGGACAGCACCGGAGCCTACGTCAGCGGCGACGAGTTTTCGCTCGCCGATATCGCGATCGGGCTGTCGGTACAGCGCTGGTTTGCCACCCCGCTCGAGCATCCGCCGCTGCCGGCGGTGACGGCCTATTACGAGCGGCTGAGCCAGCGGCCGGGCTACCTGCTGCACGGCAGAAACGGCACGCCGTAA